The following proteins are encoded in a genomic region of Xanthomonas citri pv. mangiferaeindicae:
- a CDS encoding acyltransferase, whose amino-acid sequence MSSEWKHRREGGGRFALSLIRNIGRCCGRTPARALLYPITLYFLLRRGAERRDSRAYLSRVFGRPATLGEVARHIHTFAATILDRIYLLSESTRRFDVRTEGLPTLHRHLEAGRGVLLFGSHLGSFEVLRVLARQRPDTPIRVVLDRAHGRAVTELLEALNPEVAATVIDAGADGPTVALAIQDALTQGAMVALLVDRSQEGGATLEVPFFGAPAPFPIAPWLLASVLKVPVMLAFGLYRGGNRYDLVFEPFSEGVDLPRRERMRGVAALICRYAARLEHHARSAPYNWFNFYDFWKRDARASVAGVLPAADDAVPGSDLERGADR is encoded by the coding sequence ATGAGCAGCGAGTGGAAGCACCGCCGCGAAGGCGGCGGGCGGTTCGCGCTGTCGCTGATCCGGAACATCGGCAGATGCTGTGGGCGCACGCCGGCGCGCGCGCTCCTGTATCCGATCACGCTGTACTTCCTGCTGCGTCGGGGCGCGGAGCGACGCGACTCGCGGGCCTACCTCTCGCGGGTGTTCGGCCGTCCCGCGACGCTGGGCGAGGTCGCGCGCCATATCCATACCTTCGCCGCGACGATCCTGGACCGGATCTATCTGCTCAGCGAGTCCACGCGCCGGTTCGACGTGCGCACAGAGGGCTTGCCGACGCTGCACCGGCATCTCGAAGCCGGACGCGGCGTGCTGCTGTTCGGCTCGCACCTGGGCAGCTTCGAGGTGCTGCGCGTGCTCGCGCGCCAACGTCCCGACACGCCGATCCGCGTCGTGCTCGACCGCGCGCATGGCCGTGCGGTGACCGAACTGCTCGAGGCGCTCAATCCGGAGGTCGCCGCCACTGTGATCGATGCCGGCGCCGATGGTCCCACGGTCGCGCTGGCGATCCAGGACGCGCTGACCCAAGGCGCGATGGTCGCGCTGCTGGTCGATCGCAGCCAGGAGGGCGGTGCGACGCTCGAGGTGCCGTTCTTCGGTGCGCCGGCGCCATTTCCGATCGCGCCCTGGCTGCTCGCCTCGGTGCTGAAAGTGCCGGTGATGCTGGCCTTCGGCCTGTACCGCGGCGGCAACCGCTACGACCTGGTGTTCGAGCCCTTCAGCGAAGGCGTCGATCTGCCGCGGCGCGAACGCATGCGCGGCGTGGCCGCACTCATCTGCCGTTACGCCGCGCGTCTGGAGCATCATGCGCGCAGCGCTCCCTACAACTGGTTCAATTTCTATGACTTCTGGAAACGCGACGCTCGCGCTTCGGTGGCGGGCGTGTTGCCTGCTGCTGACGATGCTGTGCCTGGCTCCGACCTGGAGCGCGGCGCAGACCGCTGA
- a CDS encoding fatty acyl CoA synthetase has product MPAPAAVAPRSVDADWILQRLTQSGPSATPFVELRTSSMLKRPLALVGEYRRPDAGTLVREVRSPYAETTTIRAGEATIAREGRAPRTFSLARVPELAALQDSFGALLAGDRKALEALYALQADGVPADWTLRLTPRDPRAASRLTAIVLRGRDAELRCIETQPKQGDPQPTLLGGAAGDAAAVDSPEAARRLCHDVPR; this is encoded by the coding sequence GTGCCGGCGCCGGCCGCCGTCGCACCGCGCAGCGTCGATGCCGACTGGATCCTGCAGCGGCTGACCCAGTCCGGGCCGAGCGCGACGCCGTTCGTCGAATTGCGCACGTCCTCGATGCTCAAACGGCCGCTCGCTCTGGTCGGCGAGTACCGCCGCCCCGATGCCGGCACGCTGGTACGTGAGGTCCGTAGCCCCTACGCCGAAACCACGACGATCCGCGCCGGCGAGGCGACGATCGCGCGCGAAGGGCGCGCGCCGCGCACGTTCTCGCTGGCGCGCGTGCCCGAGCTGGCGGCGCTGCAGGACAGCTTCGGCGCACTGCTCGCCGGCGACCGCAAAGCGCTCGAGGCGCTGTACGCGCTTCAGGCCGATGGCGTGCCTGCCGACTGGACCTTGCGACTGACGCCGCGCGATCCGCGCGCCGCCAGCCGGCTGACCGCGATCGTGCTGCGTGGCCGCGATGCCGAGCTGCGCTGCATCGAGACCCAGCCCAAGCAAGGCGATCCCCAGCCGACGCTGCTGGGCGGAGCCGCGGGCGATGCCGCGGCGGTCGATTCGCCCGAGGCCGCGCGGCGGCTGTGCCACGACGTGCCGCGTTGA
- a CDS encoding phosphotransferase — protein MTGFDRDAIASMIPHQGAMCLWDTVVAWDAASVTLRSAGHRAPDHPLRSDGRLRALHLCEYGAQAMAVHGGLRARQSGGRVRPGMLVALRGVHLHVARIDDLAGDLECVAEVLVESDDSQQYAFRIRCDGVLLAEGRAAVMLGT, from the coding sequence ATGACCGGATTCGACCGCGACGCGATCGCCTCGATGATCCCGCACCAGGGCGCGATGTGTCTGTGGGACACGGTCGTGGCCTGGGACGCGGCCAGCGTGACGCTGCGCAGCGCCGGTCATCGCGCGCCCGACCATCCGCTGCGTAGCGACGGCCGGCTGCGCGCGCTGCATCTGTGCGAATACGGCGCGCAGGCGATGGCGGTCCACGGTGGCCTGCGCGCGCGCCAGTCCGGTGGCCGGGTCCGGCCGGGCATGCTGGTCGCGCTGCGCGGCGTGCACCTGCACGTCGCCCGCATCGACGACCTGGCCGGCGACCTGGAATGCGTGGCCGAGGTACTGGTCGAGTCCGACGACAGCCAGCAATACGCGTTCCGCATCCGCTGCGACGGTGTGCTGTTGGCCGAGGGCCGTGCGGCGGTGATGCTGGGGACGTGA
- a CDS encoding 3-oxoacyl-ACP reductase, translated as MNTSIKRALVTGGSGDLGGAICRRLAADGHHVIVHANGNRTRAQAVVDAIVEAGGSAEAVVFDVVDGEATRRALETLLEAGAIQIVVNNAGIHDDAPMAGMSEAQWKRVIDVSLHGFFHVTQPLLLPMARKRWGRIVSVSSVAAVLGNRGQTNYAAAKAALHGASKSLSREMASRGIAVNVVAPGVIAGSMTQDAFPEEMVKQIVPAGRAGTPDEVAALVGFLCSDAAGYINGQVIGINGAMG; from the coding sequence ATGAACACGTCAATCAAGCGCGCGCTCGTCACTGGCGGTAGCGGCGACCTCGGCGGTGCGATCTGCCGGCGTCTCGCCGCCGATGGCCACCATGTGATCGTCCATGCCAATGGCAATCGCACACGGGCGCAGGCGGTCGTCGACGCAATCGTCGAGGCCGGCGGCAGCGCCGAAGCCGTGGTCTTTGATGTCGTCGACGGCGAAGCCACGCGCCGCGCACTCGAAACGCTGCTCGAGGCCGGCGCGATCCAGATCGTGGTCAACAACGCCGGCATCCATGACGACGCGCCGATGGCGGGCATGTCCGAAGCGCAGTGGAAGCGGGTGATCGACGTCTCGCTGCACGGGTTCTTCCACGTCACTCAGCCGCTGCTGCTGCCGATGGCGCGCAAGCGCTGGGGACGCATCGTCAGCGTGTCGTCGGTGGCGGCCGTGCTCGGCAATCGCGGCCAGACCAACTACGCCGCGGCGAAGGCGGCCTTGCATGGTGCGTCGAAGTCGCTGTCGCGCGAGATGGCCAGCCGCGGCATCGCCGTCAACGTGGTCGCGCCCGGCGTGATTGCCGGCAGCATGACGCAGGACGCGTTCCCCGAGGAGATGGTCAAGCAGATCGTGCCGGCGGGGCGTGCGGGCACGCCCGACGAGGTCGCCGCGCTGGTCGGCTTCCTGTGCTCGGATGCGGCCGGCTACATCAACGGCCAGGTGATCGGCATCAACGGCGCGATGGGCTGA